Proteins encoded within one genomic window of Flavobacterium gilvum:
- a CDS encoding acyl-CoA dehydrogenase family protein, which yields MKPDLFQAPDYYNLDDLLTEEHKLVRDSARAWVKREVSPIIEEYAQKAEFPKQIIKGLAEIGGFGPYIPAEYGGAGLDQISYGLIMQEIERGDSGVRSTSSVQSSLVMYPIWKYGNEEQRMKYLPKLATGELMGCFGLTEPNHGSDPGSMITNFKDMGNHYLLTGAKMWISNAPFADIAIVWAKDEEGRIHGLIVERGMEGFTTPETHNKWSLRASSTGELIFDNVKVPKENLLPNKSGLGAPLGCLDSARYGIAWGAIGAAMDCYDTALRYAKERIQFEKPIAGTQLQQKKLAEMITEITKAQLLTWRLGVLRNEGRATSAQISMAKRNNVDMALNIAREARQILGGMGITGEYSIMRHMMNLESVITYEGTHDIHLLITGFDITGISAFK from the coding sequence ATGAAACCTGATTTATTCCAAGCCCCAGATTATTACAATCTAGACGATTTATTAACCGAAGAACACAAACTTGTACGTGATTCTGCCCGAGCTTGGGTAAAACGAGAAGTTTCACCAATTATAGAAGAATATGCCCAAAAAGCAGAATTCCCAAAACAAATTATAAAAGGACTTGCCGAAATAGGCGGTTTTGGCCCTTACATCCCTGCCGAATATGGCGGAGCAGGATTAGACCAAATCTCTTACGGTTTAATAATGCAGGAAATTGAACGCGGTGACTCTGGTGTTCGTTCCACTTCATCGGTACAATCATCATTGGTAATGTATCCAATTTGGAAATACGGAAACGAAGAACAAAGAATGAAATATTTACCAAAACTAGCCACCGGAGAATTAATGGGTTGTTTTGGCCTGACCGAACCCAATCATGGCTCAGACCCTGGAAGTATGATTACCAATTTCAAAGACATGGGAAATCATTATCTTTTGACTGGTGCCAAAATGTGGATTTCAAATGCTCCATTTGCAGATATTGCCATTGTCTGGGCAAAAGATGAAGAAGGAAGAATACACGGTTTAATTGTAGAACGCGGAATGGAAGGTTTTACAACACCCGAAACCCATAACAAATGGTCATTGAGAGCTTCCTCTACTGGAGAACTAATTTTTGATAATGTGAAAGTTCCCAAAGAGAATTTATTACCAAATAAATCTGGATTGGGAGCACCATTGGGCTGTTTGGATTCAGCTCGTTACGGAATTGCCTGGGGAGCTATTGGTGCGGCCATGGACTGTTACGATACTGCTTTGCGCTATGCGAAAGAAAGAATTCAGTTCGAGAAACCTATTGCCGGGACTCAATTGCAACAAAAGAAATTGGCCGAAATGATTACTGAAATCACCAAAGCGCAATTACTGACCTGGCGACTTGGTGTTTTAAGAAATGAAGGACGAGCAACATCTGCCCAAATATCGATGGCCAAAAGAAACAATGTAGACATGGCGCTTAACATTGCCCGCGAAGCAAGACAAATATTGGGAGGAATGGGAATTACCGGTGAATATTCTATCATGCGTCATATGATGAACCTCGAATCGGTAATTACATACGAAGGAACACACGATATTCACTTATTAATCACAGGATTTGACATAACCGGAATTTCGGCTTTCAAATAA
- a CDS encoding four helix bundle protein — protein sequence MEKPYDLEERTFLFAKQCRIYIQKLPKTISNIEDGKQLVRSSGSVGANYIEANEKLGEKDLNFRLKIARKEAKESKYWLRLLQELNPEYKESSEALLFEIEELRKILSAIITKINSNTKIPNSK from the coding sequence ATGGAAAAGCCATACGATCTAGAAGAAAGAACTTTTCTATTCGCTAAACAATGTAGGATCTATATTCAAAAACTTCCAAAAACAATTTCAAATATTGAAGATGGAAAACAATTAGTAAGATCCTCCGGCTCTGTAGGTGCTAACTACATTGAAGCAAACGAAAAACTAGGAGAAAAAGACTTAAACTTTCGTTTGAAAATAGCGAGAAAAGAAGCAAAAGAATCTAAATATTGGCTAAGATTATTACAAGAATTAAATCCAGAGTATAAAGAAAGCTCAGAAGCATTACTATTTGAAATTGAAGAGTTGAGAAAAATACTTTCAGCAATAATTACAAAAATAAATTCCAATACTAAAATTCCAAATTCCAAATAA
- a CDS encoding 2Fe-2S iron-sulfur cluster-binding family protein yields the protein MDVLIKIKDREGVVHELQAPTDMAMNIMELCKAYELPVEGTCGGMAMCASCQCYVLNDVSLPEMGEDEEAMLSEAFYVKSNSRLGCQIPITESLEGLELELAPES from the coding sequence ATGGACGTTTTAATAAAAATTAAAGATAGAGAAGGAGTTGTTCATGAATTGCAAGCGCCAACAGATATGGCGATGAACATAATGGAATTGTGTAAAGCCTATGAGCTTCCGGTAGAAGGAACTTGCGGTGGGATGGCTATGTGTGCATCTTGCCAGTGTTATGTTCTTAATGATGTATCGCTACCAGAAATGGGTGAAGATGAGGAGGCAATGCTTTCTGAAGCTTTTTACGTAAAATCTAATAGCCGTTTGGGTTGCCAAATTCCAATAACTGAGAGTCTTGAAGGGCTAGAGTTGGAATTAGCTCCGGAAAGTTAA
- the rimM gene encoding ribosome maturation factor RimM (Essential for efficient processing of 16S rRNA) — MRKEDCFYLGKIAKKFSFKGEVLAYLDTDEPELYENLESVFVECNKHLVPFFIENSSLHKNDFLRISFEDINTEEAADALIGNDLYLPLKMLPKLSGNKFYFHEVIGFEVEDKRLGYVGDIQSINDTTAQPLFEVLKDGTEILIPMIDHFLIKVDRENKKIIMDLPEGLIEMYL, encoded by the coding sequence ATGCGTAAAGAAGATTGTTTCTATTTGGGCAAAATCGCCAAAAAATTTAGTTTCAAAGGAGAAGTCTTGGCTTATTTAGACACGGACGAACCTGAGTTATACGAAAACTTGGAATCAGTGTTTGTTGAATGCAACAAACACTTGGTTCCTTTTTTTATTGAAAACAGTTCTTTACACAAAAATGATTTCCTTAGAATCAGTTTTGAAGACATCAACACCGAAGAAGCTGCCGATGCCTTAATTGGGAACGACTTGTATCTTCCTTTAAAAATGTTACCCAAACTTTCGGGTAACAAATTTTACTTTCACGAAGTTATCGGCTTCGAAGTAGAAGACAAACGCCTGGGATATGTTGGTGATATCCAATCTATTAACGATACTACAGCGCAACCTCTTTTTGAAGTACTTAAAGACGGTACCGAAATCCTAATTCCTATGATTGACCATTTCCTAATTAAAGTTGATAGGGAAAACAAAAAAATCATCATGGATTTACCAGAAGGCCTTATTGAAATGTACCTTTAA
- a CDS encoding 30S ribosomal protein S16, with translation MSVKIRLQRHGKKGKPFYWVVAADARSKRDGRYLEKIGTYNPNTNPATIELDLDSAVKWLHNGAQPTDTAKAILSYKGALLKHHLDGGIRKGALTQEQADAKLAAWLEAKAGKVDAKKDGLSKAQADAKAKALKAEQEVNAKRIADAAAAQAEAEAAAAATEEVVAEAEEAPAAEENNETTEA, from the coding sequence ATGTCAGTAAAAATTAGATTACAAAGACACGGAAAAAAAGGAAAACCTTTTTACTGGGTTGTAGCTGCAGATGCACGCTCAAAAAGAGATGGTAGATACCTTGAAAAAATTGGTACTTACAATCCAAACACAAATCCTGCAACTATCGAGTTGGACTTGGATAGCGCAGTAAAATGGTTGCACAACGGTGCTCAACCTACTGATACAGCTAAAGCTATTCTTTCTTACAAAGGAGCTTTATTGAAACACCACCTAGATGGAGGTATTCGTAAAGGTGCATTGACTCAAGAACAAGCTGATGCAAAATTAGCTGCTTGGTTAGAAGCTAAAGCTGGAAAAGTTGACGCCAAAAAAGATGGTTTGTCTAAAGCACAAGCTGATGCTAAAGCTAAAGCATTGAAAGCTGAACAAGAAGTAAACGCAAAACGTATTGCTGATGCTGCTGCTGCTCAAGCAGAAGCCGAAGCTGCTGCCGCTGCTACAGAAGAAGTTGTTGCTGAAGCTGAAGAAGCTCCTGCAGCAGAAGAAAATAACGAAACAACTGAAGCATAA
- a CDS encoding carbohydrate porin produces the protein MKTPLTLFLFSFSLILFAQTPSISNKKFSLGSYGRAGIAYSLGSSNSEYPQTLNLNGMGSIGGRFEENDYFELAAAMHFEPTIAGAEKTKINVQSRFAFYTTQGQLIGNVSNKSIGGITTSLPELYAEANNIMGSEWSVWLGARLNRYDDIHIIDHFYFDDHSGQGIGVKHKNTQLSAIFTGSIDTTSTLPPNFYLNIVNGTPTLGLRNRYVWILEHSIPINKGYVKLLSEYQRLPSGTAQGQNSFYNYPADNGYVFGAKYYKGISTKLPGSFNALSARYGTGIANGGDGGSSRTYVTYGGPNLETNSFKKAYSLALTETFLLNINKNYSLNGYAVYTKSRGASDSINKTPDYLGKRLLFNRKQDIALGARGTWYIKNWLHLLHEFDLAWRKDGTQDFAQMTKFTLAPTLVPTSVRDVWERPHFRIVYSVARYNKFAADNLYSSYLAQSGTKRWGQYIGAKVEWWIW, from the coding sequence ATGAAAACCCCCTTAACACTATTTCTTTTCTCATTTTCTCTAATTTTATTTGCACAAACACCTAGTATTTCGAACAAAAAATTTTCTCTTGGTAGCTATGGAAGAGCCGGAATAGCCTACTCTTTGGGCTCATCAAACAGCGAGTACCCACAAACTCTGAACTTAAACGGAATGGGATCCATCGGAGGTCGATTTGAAGAAAATGATTATTTTGAATTAGCTGCCGCCATGCACTTTGAACCAACTATTGCAGGTGCTGAAAAAACCAAAATAAATGTCCAGTCAAGATTTGCCTTCTACACCACTCAAGGTCAATTAATAGGCAATGTTTCCAACAAATCAATAGGTGGAATTACAACATCGCTACCAGAATTATACGCCGAAGCCAATAATATTATGGGAAGCGAATGGAGCGTGTGGTTGGGCGCAAGATTGAATCGCTATGATGATATACACATTATTGATCATTTTTATTTTGATGATCATTCTGGCCAAGGCATTGGAGTAAAACATAAAAACACTCAATTATCAGCTATTTTTACGGGTTCTATCGACACGACTTCTACACTACCTCCAAATTTTTATCTTAACATCGTCAATGGAACTCCAACACTGGGACTACGCAACAGATATGTCTGGATTTTGGAACACAGCATCCCCATCAACAAAGGGTATGTAAAATTACTTAGTGAATACCAAAGACTTCCCTCTGGAACTGCTCAAGGTCAGAACTCTTTTTATAATTATCCGGCTGATAACGGATATGTATTTGGAGCAAAATATTACAAGGGAATTTCAACAAAATTACCAGGTTCTTTTAATGCATTAAGTGCCCGATACGGAACAGGAATAGCCAATGGAGGAGATGGGGGAAGCAGCCGAACATACGTCACCTATGGTGGCCCGAACCTAGAAACCAATAGTTTCAAGAAAGCATATTCATTGGCACTTACCGAAACTTTTTTACTTAATATCAACAAAAATTATTCCCTGAATGGCTATGCTGTTTATACCAAAAGCAGAGGAGCCAGCGATAGCATAAACAAAACTCCCGATTATTTGGGCAAAAGATTATTGTTTAACCGAAAGCAGGATATCGCGTTGGGAGCAAGAGGAACTTGGTATATAAAAAACTGGTTGCATCTATTGCATGAATTCGATTTGGCCTGGCGAAAAGACGGCACACAAGACTTTGCACAAATGACTAAATTTACCCTAGCTCCAACATTAGTTCCAACTTCAGTGAGAGATGTTTGGGAAAGACCTCATTTTAGAATCGTATATAGTGTGGCGCGTTATAACAAATTTGCTGCCGACAATCTATATTCATCCTATCTTGCACAAAGTGGAACCAAAAGATGGGGACAATATATTGGTGCAAAAGTCGAATGGTGGATTTGGTAG
- a CDS encoding tRNA1(Val) (adenine(37)-N6)-methyltransferase has protein sequence MFSFKKFVVEQDRCAMKIGTDGVLLGAWTPIENNPFSILDIGTGTGIIALMLAQRSHAEQIDALEIDDEAYEQATDNFENSPWSDRLFCFHAGLDEFVEEPEDEYDLIVSNPPFYSEDYKTENEQRDLARFQDAMPFEDLIEAAALLLSENGIFSVIIPFKEEEIFLALAAAYELHPIKITRVKGTPTSEIKRSLLAFCRNENDTVLEEELTIETARHIYTPEYIELTKDFYLKM, from the coding sequence ATGTTTTCATTCAAAAAATTTGTTGTTGAACAAGATCGCTGTGCAATGAAAATTGGAACTGACGGTGTTTTACTCGGTGCTTGGACTCCCATAGAAAATAATCCTTTCAGCATTCTGGACATTGGAACGGGAACGGGAATCATTGCATTGATGCTAGCACAAAGAAGCCACGCTGAACAAATCGATGCTCTGGAAATTGACGATGAAGCATACGAACAAGCGACAGATAATTTTGAAAACTCTCCCTGGAGTGACCGATTATTTTGCTTTCACGCAGGCTTGGACGAATTTGTAGAAGAACCCGAAGATGAGTATGATTTAATCGTTTCGAATCCTCCTTTTTACAGCGAAGATTATAAAACTGAAAATGAACAAAGGGATTTGGCGCGTTTTCAGGACGCCATGCCTTTTGAAGATTTGATTGAAGCCGCAGCTTTATTACTTTCTGAAAACGGAATTTTCTCTGTTATTATCCCTTTCAAGGAAGAAGAAATTTTTTTGGCTCTTGCCGCAGCATACGAATTACATCCCATAAAAATTACACGCGTAAAAGGAACCCCGACTTCTGAGATTAAACGCAGTTTATTGGCTTTTTGCCGAAATGAAAATGACACTGTTCTAGAAGAAGAATTAACCATCGAAACCGCGAGACACATCTACACTCCAGAATACATCGAATTGACAAAAGACTTTTATCTGAAGATGTAA